The proteins below come from a single Zea mays cultivar B73 chromosome 8, Zm-B73-REFERENCE-NAM-5.0, whole genome shotgun sequence genomic window:
- the LOC100282217 gene encoding SLL2, whose translation MAGIRWPPEDPEIFPSRMVSGGAWVPVAPPGEMASDDDRSVAADSWSIKSDYGSTLDDDQRYSDTAEVLLASSSASSAAAPSATVAVHPSSDFSFDKDVHDSSYVEPPLLGLQNFQDGAYAEDLANFHERSHADDWFGTDIMDIRVGWTKNLCSSRDLPSCSVLDIGTGSGRLLQQLAKQGFSDLTGIDYSESAIELARSLAIGDGFEHINFLVDDVLESKLERRFELVMDEGTLDAIGLHPDGPVKRMMYWQSVDSLVSRGGILVITSCSRTKDELVQEVENFNQRKLGAVGSGSEGLPASEAAVFSYLDHVQSYPSVDSSCITTVALLHK comes from the exons ATGGCAGGGATTCGATGGCCGCCAGAGGACCCGGAGATCTTCCCTTCCAGGATGGTCAGCGGCGGGGCTTGGGTCCCCGTCGCGCCCCCAGGAGAGATGGCGTCGGACGACGACCGGTCGGTGGCCGCGGACTCGTGGTCGATCAAGAGCGACTACGGCAGCACCCTCGACGACGATCAGCGTTACTCCGACACCGCCGAGGTCCTCCtagcctcctcctccgcctcctctGCGGCCGCGCCCTCCGCAACGGTTGCCGTCCACCCCTCCTCCGACTTCAG CTTCGACAAGGATGTCCATGACTCCAGCTACGTTGAACCTCCCTTGCTGGGCTTGCAGAATTTTCAGGATGGTGCTTACGCTGAGGATCTTGCAAATTTCCATGAACGCAGCCACGCTGATGACTG GTTTGGCACTGATATCATGGATATCCGCGTAGGTTGGACCAAAAATTTGTGCTCAAGTAGAGATTTACCCAGCTGCAGCGTACTTGACATTGGGACTGGGAGTGGCAGACTCTTGCAGCAGCTTGCGAAGCAGGG GTTTTCTGATCTGACTGGGATTGACTATAGTGAAAGTGCAATTGAGCTTGCTCGTAGCCTTGCAATCGGTGATGGGTTTGAGCACATTAATTTCTTG GTTGATGATGTTTTGGAGTCGAAGTTGGAGAGAAGATTTGAACTTGTCATGGATGAAGGGACTCTTGATGCGATTGGGCTCCATCCTGATGGACCTGTGAAGAG AATGATGTATTGGCAGTCCGTTGATAGCTTGGTTTCCCGTGGTGGTATATTG gtCATCACATCATGCAGCAGAACCAAGGATGAGTTGGTGCAGGAGGTAGAGAACTTCAACCAAAGGAAGCTTGGTGCTGTGGGCTCAGGCTCAGAAGGATTGCCGGCTAGTGAAGCTGCGGTGTTCAGCTACCTGGACCACGTCCAAAGTTACCCTAGTGTGGATAGTTCTTGCATAACGACCGTTGCTTTACTTCATAAGTGA